A window of Clostridium botulinum BKT015925 contains these coding sequences:
- a CDS encoding tyrosine-type recombinase/integrase gives MDASLAKFTLFLAKTRKSEKTIDSYIRDISQFNDYLKTNKKKLVKIKLSDIDEFKNFLIYDKELKIKTINRKLVSINQYLKFNNISVDIKQEKVQMQNFLDDMLSNQDIEDIIKATYAKDDVRARTIIYTLYYTGMRVSEMLQLTIYDTKKSSISIIGKGSKHREVFVPNKLKTIWDNYMQVRIKKSTALFTGKRGPINRKTVDSIIKTYAETAGVDKSKAHAHNFRHLYCKNLADRGIDISTIADIAGHQNINTTRIYTRKTKEELLNIIEDM, from the coding sequence ATGGATGCTTCATTAGCTAAATTTACTCTATTTCTTGCTAAAACAAGAAAAAGTGAAAAAACCATAGATAGTTACATAAGAGATATTTCTCAGTTTAATGATTATTTAAAAACAAATAAAAAGAAACTTGTTAAAATCAAACTTTCTGATATAGATGAGTTTAAAAACTTTCTTATATACGATAAAGAATTGAAGATAAAGACTATTAACAGAAAACTTGTATCTATCAATCAATATTTAAAATTCAACAATATATCCGTAGATATAAAACAAGAAAAAGTACAAATGCAAAATTTTTTAGACGATATGTTAAGCAATCAAGATATAGAAGATATTATAAAAGCTACATATGCAAAAGATGATGTTCGGGCAAGAACCATTATATATACTTTATATTATACAGGTATGAGAGTGTCAGAAATGCTTCAATTAACTATATATGATACTAAAAAAAGCTCTATAAGCATTATAGGGAAAGGATCTAAACATAGAGAGGTATTTGTGCCAAATAAATTAAAAACAATATGGGATAACTATATGCAAGTTAGAATAAAGAAAAGCACAGCTTTATTTACAGGCAAAAGAGGTCCTATAAACAGAAAAACCGTAGATAGTATAATTAAAACCTATGCAGAAACTGCTGGAGTTGATAAAAGTAAAGCACACGCTCATAATTTTAGACATTTATACTGCAAAAACCTAGCTGATAGAGGAATTGATATCAGTACCATTGCTGATATTGCCGGTCATCAAAACATCAACACTACACGAATATACACTAGAAAAACCAAAGAAGAATTACTTAATATAATAGAAGATATGTAA
- the lexA gene encoding transcriptional repressor LexA, which produces MSRSSEDKQIEIYEFIKTQILQKGYPPSVREICKGVGLSSTSSVHSHLSKLEKKGLIRRDSTKPRTIEILKEPMIRKEMVNIPIVGKVTAGIPILAVENIEDTFPISLNFIPKNKDLFILKVSGESMIEAGILDGDFAIIEKVDYASDGEIVVALIENEATLKRFFKEKDHIRLQPENQTMEPIIVKDCKILGKLTGVFRRY; this is translated from the coding sequence ATGAGTAGATCTAGCGAAGATAAACAAATAGAAATATATGAATTTATAAAAACTCAAATATTACAAAAAGGATATCCCCCTTCTGTTAGAGAAATTTGTAAAGGTGTTGGACTTAGTTCAACTTCATCTGTACATAGCCATTTATCAAAATTAGAGAAAAAAGGACTTATAAGAAGAGATTCTACTAAACCTAGAACAATTGAAATTCTAAAAGAACCAATGATTCGCAAGGAAATGGTCAATATACCTATAGTAGGCAAAGTAACTGCTGGCATACCTATATTAGCTGTAGAAAATATAGAAGATACATTCCCTATTTCTTTAAATTTTATACCTAAAAACAAAGATTTGTTTATTCTTAAAGTATCTGGTGAAAGTATGATAGAGGCCGGAATATTAGATGGTGATTTTGCTATAATTGAAAAAGTAGACTATGCATCAGATGGTGAAATTGTAGTTGCATTAATTGAAAATGAAGCAACTCTAAAAAGATTTTTTAAAGAGAAAGATCATATAAGGTTACAACCTGAAAATCAAACTATGGAACCTATAATAGTCAAGGATTGTAAGATTCTCGGAAAGTTAACAGGAGTTTTTAGAAGATATTAA
- a CDS encoding NupC/NupG family nucleoside CNT transporter, producing the protein MNRFIGILGLIVFLGIAYLFSNNKKAINWKLVGFGLALQGVFAMLVLKVPLGQKFFAILGKVIDKLLSFTVQGSSLVFGKLLDTNSSMGFIFAFQVLPTIIFFSALMGILYHLGIMQFFISLIAKGLAKLLGTSGAETTSAVSNIFLSQNEAPLIIKPYLKKMTSSELFSVMVGGMATVAGSVMAGYVAMGVSATHLLAASVMAAPAGLVISKIIIPEIGTPVTKNVVKLEHEKSANNIIEATANAAIEGIQIAITVGGLLIAFVALIAFFNYTLSFIGGFFGAKFLSLNWLFGKLFSPIAYLMGVPHSDISVAGNLLGQKIVLNEFVAYGNLAPLIARKALNPKTIMILTYALCGFANFSSIAIQIGSIGSLAPEKRGDVAKLGLKAVLAGSLSTFMTATIAGLLF; encoded by the coding sequence ATGAACAGATTTATAGGAATTTTAGGTTTGATTGTTTTTTTAGGAATAGCTTATTTATTTTCTAATAATAAAAAGGCTATTAACTGGAAGTTAGTAGGTTTTGGGCTTGCTCTTCAAGGAGTTTTTGCAATGTTGGTGTTGAAAGTGCCTCTTGGACAGAAATTTTTCGCTATTTTAGGTAAAGTTATAGATAAGCTTCTTAGCTTTACTGTTCAAGGATCGTCCTTAGTATTTGGAAAGTTATTAGATACTAATTCTTCTATGGGATTTATATTTGCTTTTCAAGTATTACCAACAATAATATTCTTTTCAGCACTTATGGGAATTTTATATCATTTAGGAATAATGCAGTTTTTTATTTCTTTAATAGCTAAAGGACTTGCAAAATTATTAGGTACTAGTGGAGCTGAAACAACTTCTGCAGTATCAAATATTTTCTTAAGTCAAAATGAAGCTCCTCTTATAATAAAACCATATTTAAAAAAGATGACTTCATCTGAGTTGTTCTCAGTTATGGTTGGAGGAATGGCAACTGTTGCAGGAAGTGTTATGGCTGGATATGTTGCTATGGGAGTTAGTGCAACGCATTTGCTTGCTGCAAGTGTTATGGCTGCGCCAGCCGGTCTTGTTATTTCAAAAATAATAATTCCAGAGATTGGAACTCCAGTAACTAAAAATGTAGTTAAATTAGAACATGAAAAAAGTGCAAATAATATAATTGAAGCAACAGCTAATGCTGCAATTGAAGGAATTCAGATAGCAATAACTGTTGGGGGATTGTTAATTGCTTTTGTAGCGTTAATTGCATTTTTTAATTATACTTTATCATTTATTGGTGGATTTTTTGGAGCTAAGTTTTTAAGTCTTAATTGGTTATTCGGTAAACTCTTTTCACCAATAGCTTATTTAATGGGTGTACCGCATAGTGATATTTCTGTTGCGGGAAATCTGTTAGGCCAAAAGATTGTATTAAATGAATTTGTTGCTTATGGAAATCTTGCGCCGTTAATAGCTCGAAAAGCGTTGAATCCAAAGACTATTATGATTCTTACTTATGCGCTTTGCGGATTCGCTAATTTCAGCTCTATAGCTATTCAAATAGGATCTATAGGTAGTTTAGCGCCAGAAAAACGTGGAGACGTTGCTAAATTAGGATTAAAAGCAGTTTTAGCAGGATCATTATCTACATTTATGACTGCTACAATAGCTGGATTACTATTTTAA